In Lotus japonicus ecotype B-129 chromosome 5, LjGifu_v1.2, one genomic interval encodes:
- the LOC130717327 gene encoding ACT domain-containing protein ACR12 isoform X1, with protein sequence MAFTNAFIAPSFAVHAGSRVSDPLSIPLPSDAFFRSRPSLSRNKNILNASAYDLNAVGSASLVSKFNRDHESVPMPMVLIDQDSDSEATIVQLSFGDRLGALIDTMKALKDLGLDVSKGTVSTEGSVKQTKFFITQSNTGRKVEDPDMLERIRLTIISNLLKYHPESSEQLAMGEVFGIKAPVKKLDLDFATRIQVKEDGPKRSLLYIETADRPGLLVEIIKVIADVNIDVESAEIDTEGLIAKDKFHVSYGGAALNSSMSQVLVNCLRYYLRTPETDIDSY encoded by the exons ATGGCTTTCACCAATGCCTTCATCGCTCCTTCATTCGCCGTCCACGCCGGCAGTAGGGTTTCCGATCCGCTCTCCATTCCTCTTCCCTCTGACGCCTTCTTCCGCTCCCGACCTTCCCTCTCCAGAAACAA GAATATTCTAAATGCTTCAGCTTATGACTTGAATGCAGTTGGTTCAGCTTCACTGGTCAGT AAGTTCAATAGGGATCATGAAAGTGTACCCATGCCAATGGTTTTGATAGATCAAGACTCGGATTCTGAAGCAACGATTGTGCAGCTTAGCTTTGGTGATCGTCTTGGAGCTCTTATTGACACG ATGAAAGCACTAAAAGATTTGGGATTGGATGTATCAAAGGGAACTGTCTCCACAGAgggatcggtgaagcaaaccaAATTTTTTATTACACAATC AAATACTGGGCGCAAAGTTGAAGATCCTGATATGTTAGAGAGAATTCGACTTACCATTATTAGCAATCTGTTGAAGTATCATCCT GAATCCAGTGAACAATTAGCTATGGGTGAAGTGTTTGGCATAAAGGCTCCAGTGAAGAAG CTTGATCTTGATTTTGCAACTCGTATTCAAGTTAAGGAAGATGGGCCTAAGAGGAG CTTGTTGTACATAGAGACGGCAGATAGGCCGGGACTGCTAGTTGAAATCATCAAAGTCATTGCAGATGTGAACATTGATGTTGAATCGGCTGAGATTGATACAGAA GGTTTGATTGCTAAGGATAAATTTCATGTCAGTTATGGTGGAGCTGCATTAAACAGTTCAATGTCTCAG GTTTTGGTGAACTGTCTGCGTTACTACCTCCGGACACCAGAGACAGATATTGATAGTTACTGA
- the LOC130717326 gene encoding uncharacterized protein LOC130717326 translates to MLEGHVFLGFGFFLIGLWHLFNHIKLHALYSNSYTSTLWFPFRISRHLELYFIMASCSLFIAMELFISPLHHHPLDPDGTIPSDHLHNFEHSSMALGFLVYATFAMVLDRKCIKAQHELTQLLGALAFVQEFLLIHLHSRDHTGVEGQYHLLLQLLILVSLVTTLMGIGLPKSFMVGFVRSVCIVFQGVWLMVIGLMLTTPGFVAKGCSIHFKEDPYLVKCSDDKALHRAVSLVNLQFSWLLIGVTIFAMSFYLIGVTTGRGYGEKVEYFSLRKEGHCSEEDSLKNDLESQSQKTSMQEQI, encoded by the exons ATGCTTGAGGGGCATGTTTTTTTGGGGTTTGGCTTCTTTTTGATTGGTTTATGGCACCTCTTCAACCACATCAAGCTCCATGCTCTTTACTCCAATTCCTACACGTCAACCCTTTGGTTTCCCTTCAGAATAAGCAGACACCTCGAGCTCTATTTCATCATGGCAAGCTGCTCACTCTTCATAGCCATGGAGCTCTTCATATCTCCCCTTCACCACCATCCATTGGACCCTGATGGAACCATCCCCTCTGACCACCTCCACAACTTTGAACACTCCTCAATGGCCCTGGGTTTCTTGGTCTATGCCACCTTTGCCATGGTTCTTGACAGAAAATGCATCAAAGCTCAACATGAGCTAACCCAATTGCTTGGAGCCTTGGCTTTTGTGCAAGAGTTTCTTCTCATCCACCTTCATTCTAGAGATCACACAG GAGTAGAAGGCCAATACCACTTGTTGCTGCAGCTTCTGATTCTTGTTTCTTTAGTCACAACTCTAATGGGAATTGGGTTGCCAAAGAGCTTCATGGTTGGCTTTGTGAGATCTGTTTGCATAGTCTTCCAAGGTGTGTGGCTCATGGTCATAGGGTTAATGCTCACCACACCTGGATTTGTAGCCAAAGGGTGCTCCATTCACTTTAAGGAGGATCCATATCTGGTAAAATGCAGTGATGATAAGGCCCTTCATAGAGCTGTCTCATTGGTGAACCTTCAATTCAGCTGGTTGTTGATAGGAGTCACTATCTTTGCTATGTCTTTCTACTTAATTGGAGTCACTACAGGTAGAGGCTATGGTGAAAAGGTGGAGTATTTTTCACTGAGGAAAGAGGGACATTGCAGTGAAGAAGATAGCTTAAAGAATGACCTTGAATCTCAATCCCAAAAGACAAGCATGCAAGAGCAAATTTAA
- the LOC130717327 gene encoding ACT domain-containing protein ACR12 isoform X2: MAFTNAFIAPSFAVHAGSRVSDPLSIPLPSDAFFRSRPSLSRNKNILNASAYDLNAVGSASLKFNRDHESVPMPMVLIDQDSDSEATIVQLSFGDRLGALIDTMKALKDLGLDVSKGTVSTEGSVKQTKFFITQSNTGRKVEDPDMLERIRLTIISNLLKYHPESSEQLAMGEVFGIKAPVKKLDLDFATRIQVKEDGPKRSLLYIETADRPGLLVEIIKVIADVNIDVESAEIDTEGLIAKDKFHVSYGGAALNSSMSQVLVNCLRYYLRTPETDIDSY, from the exons ATGGCTTTCACCAATGCCTTCATCGCTCCTTCATTCGCCGTCCACGCCGGCAGTAGGGTTTCCGATCCGCTCTCCATTCCTCTTCCCTCTGACGCCTTCTTCCGCTCCCGACCTTCCCTCTCCAGAAACAA GAATATTCTAAATGCTTCAGCTTATGACTTGAATGCAGTTGGTTCAGCTTCACTG AAGTTCAATAGGGATCATGAAAGTGTACCCATGCCAATGGTTTTGATAGATCAAGACTCGGATTCTGAAGCAACGATTGTGCAGCTTAGCTTTGGTGATCGTCTTGGAGCTCTTATTGACACG ATGAAAGCACTAAAAGATTTGGGATTGGATGTATCAAAGGGAACTGTCTCCACAGAgggatcggtgaagcaaaccaAATTTTTTATTACACAATC AAATACTGGGCGCAAAGTTGAAGATCCTGATATGTTAGAGAGAATTCGACTTACCATTATTAGCAATCTGTTGAAGTATCATCCT GAATCCAGTGAACAATTAGCTATGGGTGAAGTGTTTGGCATAAAGGCTCCAGTGAAGAAG CTTGATCTTGATTTTGCAACTCGTATTCAAGTTAAGGAAGATGGGCCTAAGAGGAG CTTGTTGTACATAGAGACGGCAGATAGGCCGGGACTGCTAGTTGAAATCATCAAAGTCATTGCAGATGTGAACATTGATGTTGAATCGGCTGAGATTGATACAGAA GGTTTGATTGCTAAGGATAAATTTCATGTCAGTTATGGTGGAGCTGCATTAAACAGTTCAATGTCTCAG GTTTTGGTGAACTGTCTGCGTTACTACCTCCGGACACCAGAGACAGATATTGATAGTTACTGA